In Asanoa sp. WMMD1127, one genomic interval encodes:
- a CDS encoding four-helix bundle copper-binding protein has protein sequence MTTLTLPMLETYPQPISLDRVQLAATIDILDDCAEACTACADACLSEPDVAELTKCIRTNLDCADICHTTARVLSRHTGYDASISRAMLEACATACATCADECGRHAEMHEHCGICAEACRACEQACRDLLAAMSG, from the coding sequence ATGACCACGTTAACGTTGCCGATGCTGGAGACCTACCCGCAGCCGATCAGTCTCGACCGCGTGCAGCTCGCCGCGACGATCGACATCCTCGACGACTGCGCGGAGGCCTGCACCGCCTGCGCCGATGCCTGCCTGAGCGAGCCCGACGTGGCCGAGCTGACCAAGTGCATCCGCACCAACCTCGACTGCGCCGACATCTGCCACACCACGGCACGGGTGCTGTCGCGGCACACCGGCTACGACGCGTCGATCAGCCGCGCGATGCTCGAGGCCTGCGCGACCGCCTGCGCGACGTGCGCGGACGAGTGCGGCCGGCACGCCGAGATGCACGAGCACTGCGGCATCTGCGCCGAGGCGTGCCGCGCCTGCGAGCAGGCCTGCCGCGACCTGCTCGCCGCGATGAGTGGTTAG
- a CDS encoding FAD-dependent monooxygenase → MIRTALVVGGGIAGPATAMALRKAGIDATVYEADTAPRDGAFLTLAPNGIDALRVLEADDAALADAFPTPGITLRSTTGKVLGDVTVSGMKSYTLRRSDLYRALHDEAVARDIPVLTGKRFVGLTQTATGVRAEFADGSTAAGDVLIGADGIYSAVRRAIDPTAPPPVYAGLVGNGGFAPPIAAVDATPGHYEMIFGRRAFFGYVVAPDRAVWWFANVPRRTEPARGELATIDWRTRLTELFADDAGPALAVIAATPALLPMDPIQSIRGLRAWHAGRVALVGDAAHAPTPTSGQGASLSIEDGLMLAKCLRDHADPADAFTRFEAARRPRVEQIVKAAARNNSSKAAGPVGRVIRDAMMPAILRLPATSNAQRKIYDYHVDWSAAAR, encoded by the coding sequence ATGATCCGCACCGCACTGGTCGTCGGCGGCGGCATCGCCGGGCCGGCCACCGCCATGGCACTGCGCAAGGCCGGCATCGACGCCACCGTCTACGAGGCCGACACCGCACCTAGAGACGGGGCCTTCCTGACCCTGGCGCCCAACGGGATCGACGCGCTGCGGGTGCTCGAGGCCGACGACGCCGCGCTGGCCGACGCCTTTCCCACGCCGGGCATCACGCTGCGCAGCACGACCGGCAAGGTGCTGGGCGACGTCACCGTCAGCGGCATGAAGAGCTACACGCTGCGCCGGTCCGACCTCTACCGGGCGCTGCACGACGAGGCGGTCGCGCGCGACATCCCCGTGCTGACCGGCAAGCGGTTCGTGGGCCTGACCCAGACCGCGACCGGCGTACGCGCGGAGTTCGCCGACGGCAGCACCGCGGCGGGCGACGTGCTGATCGGCGCCGACGGCATCTACTCGGCCGTCCGCCGCGCGATCGACCCGACCGCGCCGCCGCCCGTCTATGCCGGCCTCGTCGGCAACGGCGGCTTCGCGCCACCGATCGCCGCCGTCGACGCGACGCCGGGCCACTACGAGATGATCTTCGGGCGCAGAGCCTTCTTCGGGTACGTGGTCGCGCCCGACCGTGCGGTGTGGTGGTTCGCCAACGTCCCGCGCCGCACGGAGCCCGCCCGCGGCGAGCTGGCGACAATCGACTGGCGGACCCGCCTGACCGAGCTGTTCGCCGACGACGCCGGGCCCGCGCTCGCGGTGATCGCCGCGACGCCCGCGCTCCTGCCGATGGACCCGATCCAGTCCATACGCGGCCTGCGCGCCTGGCACGCCGGCCGGGTCGCGCTGGTCGGCGACGCCGCGCACGCCCCCACGCCGACCTCCGGTCAAGGCGCCTCGCTGTCCATCGAGGACGGTCTCATGCTCGCCAAGTGCCTGCGTGACCACGCCGACCCGGCCGACGCGTTCACCCGCTTCGAAGCGGCCCGCCGGCCCCGGGTCGAACAGATCGTCAAGGCCGCCGCGCGCAACAACAGCAGCAAGGCCGCCGGCCCGGTCGGCCGCGTCATCCGCGACGCGATGATGCCCGCGATCCTCCGCCTGCCCGCCACGAGCAACGCCCAACGCAAGATCTACGACTACCACGTCGACTGGTCCGCAGCTGCCCGTTAG